One segment of Cryptococcus neoformans var. grubii H99 chromosome 2, complete sequence DNA contains the following:
- a CDS encoding 60S ribosome subunit biogenesis protein nip7: MRPLTEEETKAVFEKLANYIGKNLVHLIDRDEDDEYCFRLHKDRVYYLPLPMLHLATSVARPNLVSLGTCFGKFSKTGKFKLGITCLDYLAKYAKYKVWIKPSGELPFLYGNHVAKAHLGRITEDTPEHQGVVVYNMSDVPLGFGVTARSTLDTRKLDPTGIIVFHQADVGEFLRDEDTMF, encoded by the exons ATGAGGCCCTtaacagaagaagagacaaagGCTGTGTTTGAAAAGCTCGCAAACTACATCGGCAAAAATCTCGTCCACCTCATCGACAGggatgaggacgacgaGTACTGCTTCCGTCTCCACAAAGACAG GGTGTACTACCTCCCCCTTCCCATGCTCCACTTGGCCACTTCCGTTGCTCGACCTAACCTCGTTTCTCTCGGTACATGTTTCGGTAAATTTTCAAAGACTGGCAAATTCAAGCTCGGCATAACGTGTTTGGATTATCTCGCCAAGTACGCAAAGTACAAG GTCTGGATCAAGCCTTCCGGAGAACTCCCTTTCCTCTACGGCAACCACGTTGCCAAAGCACATTTGGGAAGGATAACGGAAGATACACCCGAACACCAGGGTGTGGTGGTGTACAACATGTCGGATGTGCCTTTA GGATTCGGAGTAACAGCCCGCTCAACACTCGATACACGTAAACTCGATCCGACAGGTATCATTGTCTTTCACCAAGCGGATGTTGGAGAGTTCTTGCGTGATGAGGATACCATGTTTTAA